A single Dehalococcoidia bacterium DNA region contains:
- the cysS gene encoding cysteine--tRNA ligase codes for MLKIYNTLEKTLSEVQPIEGRVVKMYTCGPTVYRDAHIGNLRSYLMADWIRRILTAQGLDVVHIKNITDVGHMRQEVLERGEDKIIAAAIEEGKTPAEIAEFYTLRFRADEEKLSIQPAHEFPKATDHIEEMLEIVEKLIEAEYAYEVDGNVYFEVSRFPGYGKLSGNIHEAELLEAVRVDADPLKRDPRDFTLWKAAEPGRTVKWPSPWGEGFPGWHIECSAMSIKYLGEKFDIHTGGVDNIFPHHEGEIAQSEGFTGKPVVNSWVHGQHLLADGVKMAKSAGNSFIMSDIEAQGLDPMAFRYLCMTARYNTRLNFTFTSLRAAQRGLQRLKNRIWQWMMESEEAATTGGSDPDGAAVEEWIGRFFDTVNSNLDMPGALALTWEMARSDLDSATKLALTERYDEVLGLGLLNVGDEYETPTEALEQLLRRAHLRDMSEYAAADQIRAALEEVGYVVEDHERGSRIRPKAEWEKLTEDRDVVSAAAEVPSLLDQEDAHDVTIGIVACNYVDDVRRVVSSALSSSGERDVEMVVLDNGSTDDTGEYLDDLASSDSRVRVIHADHVLGEAAAKNIVLKQSLGRIVILLDTSVEVTGDLIGPVKKMLSDDQVGVAGPFGLRTDNLHHFHDGEGESGDMDAMQAYCFAFRRKELLNVGLMRESFRFYRNLDIDYSFHFKEKGKRIVADQSLPVVQHEHRVWNELAEGERDELSLKNYRRFLEKWGERADLLVSSQ; via the coding sequence GTGCTGAAGATATATAACACCCTCGAAAAGACCCTCAGTGAAGTTCAGCCGATCGAAGGCCGTGTGGTGAAGATGTACACCTGCGGTCCAACGGTGTACCGCGACGCCCATATAGGCAACCTGCGCTCGTACCTGATGGCAGACTGGATCAGGCGAATCCTGACCGCCCAGGGACTCGATGTCGTCCACATCAAGAACATTACCGACGTCGGACATATGCGCCAGGAGGTGCTCGAACGCGGTGAAGACAAAATAATTGCCGCCGCTATCGAAGAGGGCAAGACGCCCGCAGAGATCGCCGAATTCTACACCCTGAGGTTCAGGGCGGATGAAGAGAAGTTGAGCATCCAGCCTGCTCACGAGTTCCCGAAGGCAACCGACCACATCGAAGAGATGCTCGAGATTGTCGAGAAGCTCATCGAGGCCGAGTATGCCTACGAAGTGGATGGCAACGTCTACTTTGAGGTCTCCCGCTTCCCGGGCTATGGCAAGCTATCCGGGAACATCCACGAGGCTGAGTTGCTGGAAGCGGTGAGAGTAGATGCCGACCCGCTCAAGCGCGACCCGCGCGACTTCACCCTCTGGAAGGCCGCTGAGCCGGGCAGAACGGTCAAGTGGCCCAGCCCCTGGGGAGAGGGCTTCCCCGGCTGGCACATCGAGTGCTCTGCCATGTCCATAAAGTACCTGGGTGAGAAGTTCGACATACACACTGGTGGCGTCGATAACATTTTCCCTCATCACGAGGGTGAGATAGCCCAGAGCGAAGGGTTCACTGGCAAGCCGGTTGTCAACTCGTGGGTACATGGCCAACACCTGCTCGCCGACGGTGTGAAGATGGCCAAGTCCGCCGGGAACTCATTCATAATGTCAGACATCGAGGCGCAGGGCCTCGATCCCATGGCCTTCAGGTACCTGTGCATGACTGCCCGGTACAACACGAGGCTCAACTTCACGTTCACCTCACTACGAGCCGCCCAGCGGGGTCTTCAGCGACTCAAGAACCGTATCTGGCAGTGGATGATGGAATCCGAAGAGGCAGCCACTACGGGTGGATCTGATCCAGACGGGGCGGCCGTCGAAGAGTGGATTGGCCGGTTCTTCGACACGGTCAACTCGAACCTGGACATGCCCGGCGCGCTCGCCCTCACCTGGGAGATGGCACGATCTGATCTCGATTCCGCTACCAAACTGGCATTGACCGAACGCTACGACGAGGTGCTAGGCCTTGGCCTGCTGAACGTCGGAGACGAGTACGAGACTCCTACCGAGGCGTTGGAGCAGTTACTTCGCAGAGCGCATCTACGCGACATGTCTGAGTACGCTGCCGCCGACCAGATCCGCGCGGCTCTCGAGGAAGTCGGCTACGTGGTCGAAGACCATGAACGCGGCTCCCGGATAAGGCCAAAGGCCGAGTGGGAGAAGCTGACAGAAGACCGCGACGTCGTATCCGCCGCTGCTGAAGTGCCTTCACTTCTCGACCAGGAAGATGCTCACGATGTGACGATAGGCATCGTGGCGTGCAACTACGTCGACGACGTAAGGCGGGTCGTATCCAGTGCCCTGAGCTCAAGCGGCGAGCGCGACGTGGAGATGGTTGTGCTCGACAACGGTTCAACCGACGACACCGGGGAGTATCTCGACGACCTCGCCTCATCGGACTCCAGGGTCAGGGTCATTCACGCCGACCACGTTCTCGGCGAGGCGGCCGCAAAGAACATCGTCCTCAAGCAGAGTCTGGGTAGGATCGTCATTCTGCTCGACACCAGCGTCGAAGTTACGGGTGACCTGATAGGACCCGTGAAGAAGATGCTAAGCGACGATCAGGTTGGTGTGGCCGGGCCGTTCGGACTTCGCACTGACAATCTTCATCACTTCCACGATGGTGAGGGCGAGTCCGGAGACATGGACGCCATGCAGGCTTACTGCTTCGCGTTCCGTCGAAAGGAACTCCTGAATGTGGGGCTGATGCGCGAGAGCTTCCGCTTCTACCGGAATCTAGACATCGACTACAGCTTCCACTTCAAGGAGAAGGGCAAGCGCATCGTCGCCGACCAGTCTCTGCCTGTTGTTCAGCACGAGCATCGTGTCTGGAATGAACTGGCGGAGGGGGAGCGCGACGAGCTGAGCCTGAAGAACTACAGGCGCTTCCTGGAAAAGTGGGGAGAGCGGGCTGATCTGCTTGTCAGCAGCCAATAG
- the pyk gene encoding pyruvate kinase, with product MTQFPSILERPRTKIVATLGPASDTYDTICELVQAGLSVARLNLSHNTIDEHLRVFRTVRQASEDLKIPVGIMVDIPGPKYRTGSQSPGEFNLEPGDRIVLTSRDIIGNQEILGVYPSGVHNDATVDGSVLIDDGAIEVRVLEIEPQSMDVSCEVVRGNRMVEGKGVTIPGRAPSLPFLDGRAREGLKFAATAVADFVALSNVTRAEDIDQARELISSYGGDTFIISKIETEEAAVDNFDEILDVSDGIMVARGDLGVAIDAESVPILQEQMIEKCNLAGKPVITATQMLESMIQSASPTRAEVNDVSNAVRQGTDAVMLSGETAVGDHPVLAVETMNKVAIAREAALDYERMLEGRSRDIQPRIDDGISYGAARNAVRLGACGIIAFTESGSTARKVSRYRPGPPILALSPHEAVLRALTVSWGVSPVKGPDLTTVAHLLDVSERHAVSSSLVPEDGGMVVITAGFPFGTVGSTNFLYIMDIPPRAARQEADQPC from the coding sequence ATGACGCAATTTCCCAGTATACTCGAACGACCTAGAACCAAGATCGTTGCCACTCTGGGACCAGCGTCCGACACCTATGACACCATCTGCGAACTGGTGCAGGCGGGCCTGTCGGTCGCCAGGTTGAACCTTTCGCACAACACGATTGACGAGCACCTTCGCGTCTTTCGGACTGTCAGGCAAGCCTCGGAAGACCTGAAAATCCCAGTCGGGATAATGGTCGACATTCCCGGCCCCAAGTACAGGACCGGGTCTCAGTCTCCTGGCGAATTCAACCTGGAGCCCGGGGACAGGATCGTACTGACCAGCAGGGACATCATCGGCAATCAGGAGATCCTCGGTGTGTACCCCTCAGGCGTACACAATGACGCCACCGTAGATGGAAGCGTTCTGATTGACGACGGCGCCATAGAGGTGCGCGTGCTGGAAATAGAACCACAGTCCATGGACGTGTCCTGCGAGGTGGTGAGAGGCAACAGGATGGTTGAGGGAAAGGGCGTGACCATACCGGGACGCGCACCATCTCTGCCTTTTCTGGACGGCAGGGCCAGGGAAGGGCTCAAGTTCGCCGCCACTGCGGTGGCCGACTTTGTCGCCCTTTCGAACGTCACCAGGGCCGAAGATATAGACCAGGCTCGGGAACTGATCTCGAGTTATGGCGGCGACACGTTCATCATCTCCAAGATCGAGACCGAAGAGGCGGCTGTCGACAATTTCGATGAGATTCTCGACGTGAGCGATGGGATAATGGTCGCCAGAGGAGACCTGGGAGTCGCTATTGACGCAGAGTCGGTGCCCATTCTGCAGGAGCAGATGATCGAGAAGTGCAATCTCGCGGGGAAGCCCGTGATCACAGCAACTCAGATGCTGGAGTCCATGATTCAGTCGGCCAGTCCTACGAGGGCTGAGGTCAACGATGTGTCCAATGCAGTACGTCAGGGTACAGACGCCGTGATGCTCTCTGGCGAGACAGCTGTCGGTGATCATCCAGTACTTGCCGTCGAGACAATGAACAAAGTCGCAATTGCGAGGGAAGCGGCTCTCGATTACGAGCGGATGCTCGAAGGGCGCTCTCGTGATATTCAACCACGCATCGACGACGGTATCAGTTACGGTGCGGCTCGGAACGCGGTCAGACTGGGGGCCTGTGGGATAATCGCCTTCACGGAATCCGGGAGCACCGCCCGCAAAGTCTCGCGCTACAGACCTGGACCGCCGATTCTCGCTCTCTCACCGCACGAGGCAGTCCTGCGAGCCCTCACCGTCAGCTGGGGAGTGTCTCCGGTCAAGGGCCCCGATCTCACCACTGTTGCGCATCTCCTGGACGTGTCCGAGAGGCACGCCGTCTCTTCTTCACTTGTTCCTGAGGATGGCGGCATGGTCGTCATCACGGCAGGGTTCCCGTTTGGTACGGTCGGCAGCACAAATTTCCTATACATCATGGACATACCGCCGAGGGCGGCACGACAGGAGGCAGACCAACCGTGCTGA
- a CDS encoding recombinase family protein, which translates to MTQVEGHTKTLVDFHNEFETYCNLYLHQPVRTFGDLNAGDEGVYPQYVQLIDYIKKSGSNFLVAIPDSSHLGSDIETVTRSFLEIENAGAKVSCQDEDMPDPLQNALSVLGISGVSRTRSGKIRESMQEQAMWGKGLGRPPFGYRYVEDGSYEVIRDEAAVVELIYRLYTRDEMGMRLIVQHLNERGITTRRGGRWSVVSVRDILKNPVYIGTYTRFGLRLPRSHEAIVDAATFRAARDIVESRRPRGRVSRAEPYLLSGIAFCDYCGNKMMGVTRHQRWTNKNGDRNRKTYRYYQCQSRNNQSVCGYHTWREADLEGAVLAQIPMAIKAKELDRIDSNGRDGDLDEPLKAIWEERVRNAERRFLQAMRKTASGGADTDHLEEALSELDDARKGAQRSENSVDVDDVVRNWEELSFGDKRDFLITRVAKVEVADHMARVIV; encoded by the coding sequence ATGACCCAAGTCGAGGGCCACACCAAGACGCTGGTAGATTTCCATAACGAATTCGAGACTTACTGCAACCTCTACCTGCATCAGCCGGTGCGGACATTTGGCGACCTGAACGCCGGGGACGAAGGCGTCTACCCCCAGTATGTCCAACTGATCGACTACATCAAGAAATCGGGCTCGAACTTCCTGGTCGCCATACCTGACTCCAGCCACCTTGGCAGCGACATTGAGACGGTTACGCGCTCATTTCTTGAGATCGAAAACGCGGGCGCGAAGGTCTCGTGTCAGGACGAGGACATGCCGGACCCACTTCAGAACGCTCTGTCCGTGCTGGGAATATCAGGTGTCTCACGGACGCGGAGCGGCAAGATCAGGGAGTCCATGCAGGAGCAGGCCATGTGGGGCAAGGGACTCGGACGGCCTCCGTTCGGGTACCGCTACGTGGAGGATGGCTCCTACGAGGTGATAAGAGATGAAGCCGCCGTGGTGGAACTGATCTACCGTCTCTACACCAGGGACGAGATGGGTATGCGGCTGATCGTCCAGCACTTGAACGAGCGTGGGATCACCACTCGGAGGGGAGGGCGGTGGAGCGTAGTCAGCGTTCGCGACATCCTGAAGAACCCTGTTTACATCGGTACTTACACGCGCTTTGGATTGAGACTGCCCAGGAGTCACGAAGCGATCGTCGATGCCGCGACTTTCAGAGCAGCCAGGGACATCGTGGAGAGCCGGAGACCTCGAGGTAGGGTGTCGAGGGCTGAGCCTTACCTGCTGTCAGGTATCGCCTTCTGCGACTACTGCGGCAACAAGATGATGGGTGTAACCCGCCACCAGAGATGGACAAACAAGAACGGCGACCGAAACCGGAAGACATACCGCTACTACCAGTGCCAGTCCCGCAACAATCAGAGCGTGTGCGGATATCACACATGGCGCGAGGCAGACCTGGAGGGCGCCGTGCTCGCCCAGATCCCCATGGCGATCAAGGCAAAAGAGTTGGACAGGATCGACTCAAACGGCCGGGACGGCGACCTTGACGAGCCGCTGAAAGCGATCTGGGAAGAACGTGTCAGGAACGCAGAACGCCGATTCCTGCAGGCAATGCGCAAGACCGCTTCAGGAGGAGCAGACACCGACCATCTCGAGGAGGCGCTAAGCGAACTCGACGACGCGCGAAAGGGAGCGCAGCGCTCGGAAAACTCCGTAGACGTGGACGACGTAGTAAGAAACTGGGAAGAGTTGAGCTTCGGCGACAAGCGTGACTTTCTGATTACACGCGTCGCCAAAGTCGAAGTGGCGGACCACATGGCCAGGGTCATCGTGTGA
- a CDS encoding dihydroorotate dehydrogenase 2, with protein MALALIPSAYESLLRPLLFRLPPEKAQHLADQTLRAWPLWRGLSAFSAIDPPELATTFGGMGIANPIGLAAGYDKNCQLTPALSSLGFGYVTCGTVTMDARPGNPGVRLLRDSRNHALINALGFPGEGLDTVAENLSRDGQLVGSTPIIVSISGTEISDIVTCHRRLEPLVDAVEINISSPNTAGLRIFHDTGVLQELLLAVKEQRAKPIFVKMPPFPERDRDAEHHNLVLSLAEVCASAEVEGLTVANTQPIADVRLGVGTGGLSGKPIFWPMLRMVSEVRAAVGHSTTINACGGIFTAEDAWLALSAGADTVQLLTGMVYKGPGIARNIARGLSRLTSRHGLSSIRDLSPVSDTGP; from the coding sequence TTGGCTCTAGCCCTAATCCCGTCAGCGTATGAATCGCTACTTAGACCCCTTCTATTCAGACTGCCGCCCGAGAAGGCGCAGCATCTGGCTGATCAGACACTTCGGGCCTGGCCACTATGGCGTGGTCTGTCAGCATTCAGCGCCATTGATCCTCCTGAGCTTGCCACGACCTTCGGCGGAATGGGGATCGCCAACCCCATCGGTCTGGCCGCCGGTTACGACAAGAACTGCCAGCTGACTCCGGCGTTGTCGAGCCTGGGGTTTGGGTACGTGACGTGCGGAACTGTCACGATGGACGCGAGGCCGGGTAATCCTGGAGTCAGACTTCTTCGCGACTCCCGGAACCATGCTCTGATAAATGCACTTGGCTTCCCGGGTGAAGGCTTGGATACTGTGGCTGAGAACCTTTCAAGAGACGGACAGTTGGTGGGCAGCACACCCATTATCGTGAGCATCTCGGGCACTGAGATCAGCGATATCGTGACATGTCATCGTCGTCTGGAGCCGCTGGTGGACGCCGTTGAGATTAACATAAGCTCGCCAAACACGGCGGGGCTCAGGATCTTTCACGATACAGGGGTGCTGCAGGAACTGTTGCTCGCAGTAAAGGAGCAACGCGCCAAGCCGATCTTCGTCAAGATGCCCCCGTTTCCCGAGAGGGATCGAGATGCTGAACACCACAACTTAGTGTTGTCCCTTGCGGAGGTGTGCGCATCTGCCGAAGTCGAGGGGCTGACCGTTGCCAATACGCAACCAATTGCGGATGTAAGACTGGGCGTCGGTACAGGCGGACTAAGCGGTAAGCCAATTTTCTGGCCGATGCTCAGAATGGTCTCCGAAGTGCGGGCGGCTGTTGGCCACTCGACCACGATCAATGCGTGCGGCGGAATCTTCACAGCCGAGGATGCCTGGCTAGCCCTCTCCGCAGGGGCCGACACCGTCCAGCTCTTGACTGGGATGGTGTACAAGGGCCCTGGAATCGCACGGAACATCGCCAGAGGCCTCTCCAGGCTGACATCCCGACACGGGCTGTCCTCGATTCGAGACCTCAGCCCAGTTTCGGATACGGGACCTTGA
- a CDS encoding HAD family phosphatase — MSRIKALALDLDGTLVGTDERISPGVADAVRRAASVVQVSIVTGRESESLLSFARELDLTAPQVGNNGALILDPVSGEAISSTSMPIETAMLALGPIVDSGHTFMATHQTEIVRDPNNLDHSELTWITAFDLTYEEADILDSEVSLHEGLEVVKAYLPYNGLWAVNFTGSGVNKGTGLKTLCDLIGVEPSEVAAVGDSFNDLPLLGAAGLPIAMGGAPTELQNIAHHVVSNVEQDGLVEAIERYVLPSS; from the coding sequence TTGAGTCGGATCAAAGCTCTCGCACTTGACCTGGACGGCACATTGGTCGGGACAGACGAGCGTATATCTCCTGGAGTTGCCGACGCCGTGAGACGGGCGGCAAGCGTGGTCCAAGTCTCCATCGTGACAGGGCGAGAGTCTGAATCCCTATTGTCATTCGCGCGGGAGCTTGACCTGACCGCGCCACAGGTCGGGAACAACGGAGCGTTGATTCTCGACCCAGTATCTGGCGAGGCGATTTCGAGCACTTCGATGCCCATAGAGACAGCGATGCTGGCCCTCGGTCCCATAGTCGATTCCGGTCACACGTTCATGGCGACTCACCAGACAGAAATCGTGCGGGATCCAAACAACCTGGACCACAGTGAGTTAACCTGGATAACGGCATTCGACCTGACATATGAGGAAGCCGACATCCTGGACAGCGAGGTGTCACTGCATGAGGGTCTGGAGGTGGTGAAGGCATATCTTCCCTACAACGGATTGTGGGCCGTCAACTTCACCGGGAGTGGGGTCAACAAGGGCACGGGACTGAAAACGCTGTGCGACCTGATTGGCGTCGAGCCTTCCGAGGTCGCGGCTGTTGGCGACAGCTTCAATGACCTCCCCCTCCTCGGAGCTGCGGGACTGCCGATTGCCATGGGCGGGGCTCCCACAGAACTGCAAAACATTGCCCATCACGTGGTCTCAAATGTAGAGCAGGACGGGCTTGTCGAAGCGATTGAGAGATACGTGCTTCCCTCATCCTAG
- the dprA gene encoding DNA-processing protein DprA, translated as METSELKYWVAFSRVSRVGRARLALLEGSFGSLASAWTASAAQLQQAGLDRGTAQHVAETRGNIDPDSEMERVQQTGVTVLTWHDEDYPPRLKEIYDKPPVIYVKGELDSSDERSVAVVGTRRPTAYGRETARQLTSDLARSGVSIISGLARGIDGIVHRTALEEGARTVAVLGSGVDVIYPREHGNLADDIAQNGAVISEHPLGARPDAQNFPRRNRIISGMSMGTLVIEAPEGSGALLTARHALEQNREVFAVPGSILSPGSKGGNQLIRDSGAKLVTCAEDVMEELNLSAAEHQLELAAFFPEDEAQAAVLKFVTFDPIHIDEITRNSALAASTVGGALTMMELRGLVRQVGGMNYVRLRETVAEYQSV; from the coding sequence ATGGAAACGTCTGAGCTAAAATATTGGGTTGCGTTCAGCCGCGTGTCGCGGGTTGGCCGCGCTCGACTAGCGTTGCTGGAAGGAAGCTTCGGCTCGTTGGCCAGCGCGTGGACGGCCAGTGCGGCGCAGTTGCAGCAGGCCGGACTCGACCGGGGTACGGCGCAGCATGTCGCCGAGACCCGGGGCAACATCGACCCGGACTCGGAGATGGAACGAGTGCAGCAGACCGGGGTCACGGTGCTAACGTGGCACGATGAGGACTACCCTCCCCGACTGAAGGAGATCTACGATAAGCCGCCCGTAATCTACGTTAAGGGTGAACTTGACTCGTCGGATGAGAGGTCTGTTGCAGTCGTGGGCACACGAAGACCGACTGCGTATGGACGAGAGACTGCGAGACAGTTAACGTCAGACTTGGCCCGTAGCGGTGTGTCCATCATCAGTGGACTGGCGAGGGGCATTGACGGGATCGTACATCGGACAGCCCTGGAGGAAGGGGCTCGAACCGTCGCAGTGCTTGGTAGCGGTGTGGACGTGATCTACCCGCGGGAACACGGCAACCTGGCCGACGACATCGCACAAAACGGCGCCGTCATATCTGAGCACCCGCTTGGCGCCAGGCCCGATGCCCAGAACTTCCCGCGCAGAAACAGAATAATAAGCGGGATGAGCATGGGAACCCTGGTGATCGAGGCGCCTGAAGGAAGTGGCGCGCTTCTCACTGCCAGGCACGCGCTCGAACAGAATCGAGAGGTGTTCGCCGTTCCGGGAAGCATACTGTCGCCCGGCTCCAAGGGCGGCAACCAGCTCATTCGGGACTCGGGGGCAAAGCTAGTCACGTGCGCAGAAGATGTCATGGAAGAGTTGAACCTGTCTGCCGCCGAGCACCAGCTTGAGCTTGCTGCCTTCTTCCCAGAGGACGAGGCGCAGGCGGCAGTGCTGAAGTTCGTGACCTTTGACCCGATCCACATAGACGAAATAACCAGAAACTCCGCCCTTGCCGCCTCGACAGTGGGTGGCGCCCTAACTATGATGGAATTAAGGGGACTCGTTCGACAAGTGGGTGGAATGAACTACGTCCGGCTGCGGGAGACCGTGGCAGAGTACCAGTCAGTGTAG
- the topA gene encoding type I DNA topoisomerase, which produces MAKDLVIVESPAKARTVQRFLGNNYVAKASMGHVRDLPKKDMGVEIDDRSFEPTYRVVNGKGKIISELSKEAKQANIVYLATDPDREGEAISWHLMEAAKIPANKAKRVVFHEITRDAIAEAFDNPRELDHSLIDAQQARRVLDRIVGYKLSPLLWSKVRRGLSAGRVQSVALRLIVDREAEINVFVPVEYWTIDANLSKRPRQGSKIEFKARLHSVKGTRGRIEIPDQATSDEILLDIRGADYSVTSVRVRETRSRPSPPFITSTLQQEAARKLRFSTRRTMSVAQQLYEGLSLGSEGDVGLITYMRTDSTNVASQALQETSDLIKRKYGPEYAPAKPRTYTRKVKGAQEAHEAIRPTSVMREPESVRRFLSNDQARLYDLIWKRMVASQMSDALFDSTSVSIGVTGTSSGREYELRANGSILKFAGFRAVYLEGRDDADDDDADHPPIPKLTEGEALDCLGINPEQHFTKPPPRFTDASLVKALEEEGIGRPSTYASIISTLELRDYVTKEGSRFTPTNLGKAVTGLLVQNFTDVMDVGFTAGMEEKLDDIAEGEQQWIPVIGQFYDPFEQAIEKAMKEADRVPREMLEEPTGEMCEECGKELVIKSGRFGRFMACTGYPDCKNTRPVETPEERAVRELVSEDVDELCDNCEKRMVVRNSQNGRFLGCSGYPECKNAKPLRVGVACEKCGSDMIERKQRGRNGRIFYGCINYPDCKHTVNPMPQPCPGCGKLLVSQGRNRRNARCLDDTCGFTGPVPRLEPEAA; this is translated from the coding sequence ATGGCAAAAGACCTCGTCATAGTAGAGTCGCCTGCAAAGGCAAGAACCGTCCAGAGATTCCTGGGCAACAACTACGTCGCTAAGGCCTCCATGGGTCACGTACGTGACCTTCCGAAAAAGGACATGGGCGTCGAAATAGACGACCGAAGCTTCGAGCCGACTTACCGGGTAGTCAACGGCAAGGGCAAGATTATCTCGGAGCTGTCCAAGGAGGCGAAGCAGGCTAACATCGTCTACCTCGCCACAGACCCGGACAGAGAGGGCGAAGCTATCTCGTGGCACCTGATGGAGGCTGCCAAGATTCCGGCCAACAAGGCGAAGCGTGTCGTGTTCCATGAGATAACACGTGACGCGATAGCGGAAGCTTTCGACAATCCCCGCGAGTTGGACCACTCCCTCATCGACGCTCAGCAGGCACGACGCGTACTCGACAGGATCGTGGGGTATAAGCTCAGCCCGCTGTTGTGGTCGAAGGTCCGCCGCGGGCTCTCGGCAGGCCGCGTGCAGTCCGTCGCACTCCGACTGATCGTGGACCGTGAGGCCGAAATCAACGTCTTTGTGCCGGTCGAGTACTGGACGATAGACGCGAACCTCTCCAAGCGACCGCGCCAGGGCTCCAAAATCGAGTTCAAGGCTCGGCTCCACTCCGTAAAGGGAACGAGGGGCCGAATCGAGATTCCAGACCAGGCGACCAGTGACGAAATATTGCTGGACATACGGGGAGCGGACTATTCGGTAACAAGCGTACGTGTCCGCGAGACCCGGAGCCGACCGTCGCCCCCATTCATCACGAGCACACTCCAGCAGGAGGCGGCGCGTAAGCTGCGCTTCAGCACCCGCCGGACCATGTCGGTCGCCCAGCAACTCTATGAGGGGTTGTCGTTGGGGAGCGAGGGCGATGTGGGACTCATAACCTACATGCGTACCGACTCCACAAACGTGGCCTCCCAGGCACTGCAGGAGACATCAGACCTCATCAAGCGCAAGTACGGGCCCGAGTACGCCCCCGCCAAGCCACGGACATACACGCGGAAGGTGAAGGGAGCGCAGGAGGCTCACGAGGCGATCAGACCCACGTCGGTGATGCGTGAACCCGAGTCTGTCCGAAGATTCCTCTCCAACGATCAGGCGAGGCTGTACGACCTCATCTGGAAGAGAATGGTCGCCAGCCAGATGTCGGACGCGCTGTTCGACTCCACGTCGGTGTCGATCGGTGTTACAGGAACCTCCTCGGGCAGGGAGTACGAGCTGCGCGCGAACGGGTCCATCCTGAAGTTCGCCGGTTTCCGCGCCGTCTACCTGGAAGGCAGGGACGATGCTGACGACGATGACGCGGACCACCCTCCCATTCCCAAGCTGACCGAAGGAGAGGCGCTCGATTGCCTGGGGATCAACCCAGAACAGCACTTCACCAAGCCGCCGCCGAGGTTCACAGACGCCTCGCTGGTCAAGGCTCTCGAAGAAGAGGGCATCGGCAGACCAAGCACGTATGCCTCGATCATATCCACGCTTGAGCTGCGTGACTACGTCACCAAAGAGGGCTCGAGATTCACGCCCACCAACTTGGGCAAGGCCGTGACTGGTCTGCTGGTACAGAACTTCACAGATGTGATGGATGTCGGCTTCACTGCCGGCATGGAGGAGAAGCTGGACGACATCGCCGAAGGCGAGCAGCAGTGGATTCCTGTAATTGGACAGTTCTACGATCCGTTCGAGCAGGCCATCGAAAAGGCCATGAAGGAAGCTGACCGCGTTCCCCGTGAGATGCTAGAAGAGCCAACCGGAGAGATGTGCGAAGAGTGTGGAAAAGAGTTGGTCATCAAGAGCGGGCGATTCGGGAGATTCATGGCCTGCACCGGATATCCAGACTGCAAGAACACCCGGCCCGTTGAAACTCCAGAAGAGAGGGCTGTTCGGGAACTGGTCAGCGAGGATGTCGACGAACTGTGCGACAACTGCGAAAAGAGAATGGTCGTCAGGAACTCGCAGAACGGGAGGTTCCTCGGCTGCAGCGGGTATCCCGAGTGCAAGAACGCCAAGCCTCTCCGCGTGGGTGTCGCGTGTGAGAAGTGCGGCAGCGACATGATCGAGCGCAAGCAGAGGGGTCGCAACGGCAGAATCTTCTATGGCTGCATCAATTACCCTGACTGCAAGCACACGGTCAACCCAATGCCTCAGCCGTGCCCGGGATGCGGCAAGTTGCTGGTTTCGCAGGGGCGCAATCGCCGCAACGCCCGCTGTTTGGACGACACGTGCGGTTTCACTGGGCCTGTTCCAAGACTCGAACCTGAAGCGGCTTAA